In Haliscomenobacter hydrossis DSM 1100, the DNA window ATTCACCACAGATTCGCACAGATTTTATAGAGATGACATAAAATCTGTGCAAATCTGTGCGAATCTGTGGTGAATAAAATCTATGGTGAACAACTATTTCCGATTCTTCCGTGCCTCCTGGATGCGTCGCAACAGTTCTTTGTTGAATTCCTGTTCACTGCGTTGCAACAACGCTAGTTTACGTACCGCCATGAAACCCTTCATGCGTTGAAAATAGTCTCGCTTGAGCTTGATCAGTTGTTCTTCCATCTCAAAGCGGTCGAAGATGGCGCGTTCTACATCCTGATCGCTCATCGTATTCAAATCCTCATCCGGCTTGTATTTTTGACGAATGCGTTTGTGTTCGGCTTCGTACTGGTTGTATACGGGCCAGAATTTTTCGGACTCTTCCGGGGTAAGCTTTAATTTATCGGTAATAAAAGCCACTCTCAGGGCACGAATGCGTTCGTTTCCTTCTTGTGCTTGCGTCAGCAGCGGCAGACACAACAAGCCTGCTACCGTGAAAGCCAACACCTTAATCAAGTTTCTCATGGTGTGTGATCGTTTGCTGGGTTAGAGTAATTCTTTAATGGTTTCATCGTCCAAATCCTGAATGAGTTCATCAAAGTACTGATCGATTTCCTCTGGTTTTAACTCATCAAAATTTAGTTGAAGTGGATGACTTTGATTAGAGGCAAACTCCATTAATGTTTCTGTATCAAATTCATGGAGGTTGTCCTGAATGTAGGCATCCAGCGTTTGTTGGTCGAGTTTGGCCAATTCTGTCCTGACCGTGCCCGTGCTTACGTGATTTTGCTGATACAGCCAGGTAATCCCTAGCGTAACCAGCAGGGCAATGCTGGCCAAACTGAGTGCCCAGCGGGGTTGAAGCAAAAACTGCATTTGCTCCTTCAACTGATCCAGCCACGAAGGGCCGGGGATTGCACGGGTACTGGCAGGTACATTTTCACCGGCTTGTACCTTTTCCAATACCTCCTTTTGCAGGCGTTGAAAGTAGTCGGCAGGTATGTTGAACCCCTCTCCTTGCTCCTTTAGTTTAAGCAAGCGCGGAGACAAATCCTCCAACTCTTTGCGTAGTTCGTCAGGGCGTTTCATGCGTTTGTTTTTAAAATTGAGCTTGAACGGGTGTTTCGATTTCTACATACCCGCTGAATTATTCTGCAAAAAACTGTTCCACTTTTTTTACGGCATGGTGAAAAGAAGCTTTGAGGGAACCCACCGAAATGTTCAACAATTTGGACATATCCTCGTAGCTCATTTCTTCATAATACCGCAAATTAAACACCTCTTTCTGCCGCTCTGGTAACGTTTGTAAGGCCTGTTGCAAACGAATCTGTGCTTCATCTCCATCAAAAAACGAATCAGCATGCAAGCGATTGGCCAGATTGATGTTTGCATCATCGATGGAGGTAGCGCTGCGGCGATTGCGTTGTTTGAGGAAAGTGATGGCTTCGTTGGTGACGATTCGGTACATCCAGGTGTACAAGCCCGACTTGGCCTCAAATTGTTCGATGTTGCGGAATACTTTCACCAAAGCATTTTGGATCACATCGTTGGCATCATCATGATCAGTGACCAAACGCCGCACTTGCCAATACAGACGATCTTGGTACGCATCCATCAATAGCCGAAACCCCCGTTCCAGGGTTTTAGGGTTTCGCATGAGTCCCAGGATTTGTTCATCGCTGGTTTTGGCCTGCGGCATCAGATTATGGTGGTTTGAAAAGTTAGACTTTGGACGAACACAAAGGTTTAAACCAGGGTAGAATATTTTCTTATTTTACACCCTAAAGTTAGATCTTGTTTAAATACTATCGCCTATGATGAAGGTAGACCAACAAAAACAATTCACCCTGGAGTTTTTGCAAACTTACCGCGCTGCGGATGAAGTAGAGCTGGAATACGTACAAACCACGGAGGCGTTCATCCGGGCACAGCCCAACCCTTTTGATCCACAGTTACCGATTGGGCACATTACGGTTTCGGCCATCCTGCTGGATCAGGCGCAGGAGAATATCCTTTTTCATCACCACCTCAAACTGGATCGCTGGTTGCAATTTGGCGGGCACGTCGAACCCGATCAGGACCACAATACCCTGCAAGCGGCCATTCGTGAGTTGATGGAAGAAACGGGACTCAGCGTTGTTGCTTTTGGTGTGGTTTCTGGGGATCCCATTGATGTCGATGTACACCTCATCCCGGCGCGTGCGGATTTTCCGGCGCATCCACACCACGACTTGCGCTATGTATTTAAACTCATCCTGCCCGCCAAATTTGACAAAACGAGTTTCAAATGGATTCCGATCCGCGAACTGCTGGCTTGGGAAGACCCCTCGATTCAGCGTTTTGCGCAAAAAGTGTTTGCAATGGTTACTGAACCGTAAACAGAAACCCGTTCACTACCACATACTCCGTTTTTCCGTCTTTTTGCAACAACAAGGAGGGGTTTGAGCCAATGTTGATGATGCCCGAGCTACCGGGGGCAGCCGCATTCGTACGTGGACGAACCAGTAGAACCGGCAGTTTGCTGAGTTCCAGACTGTCGGGCCAGCGGGTAACCTGTACATCGGTGATTCCCTGTTTGAGCAGCTCCATGTGGTTGGCTTTGACCACTTCTTCCCAGGAGGTTTTGACACCGGGCTGAACCTTGCCCGGCACGGCCTGGTAACCCTCCAGGTCAATTTCATCGTAGCCATTGGTATTGGACAGGTCGCCCATTTCTGAAACCGTAGATCGGTAGAAAAATTTGCGGCTATTGTCGTAATTCACCTCTTCGCGGCGGAAGGCCAGGTCAACTTTGTACCATTTGTCGTTGCGCATGACTTGCACCTTGCGCACAATCAAATCATGGAAACCACTGGGCTGGTTTTCGGGTAAACCCTCGTACGCCGCATAGTCCCATTCTTTGTATTTTTCCGCCGCGATGGCCTCTAGTGCAGTCAGGAAAATGGAAAAATTGAGGCGGCGCAATTGCTGGTTTTCAGGGTCACCTTTGAGGCCTCCACTTTCGATGAGGATGGTGCGGGTTCCCCATTTTTGGATGTTGTCGCCAAAAGCGCGGGGTTCAAAAGCATCGTCGTAACGCCCAACCTGCTTGGGGATGTGTTTTTGCAACAGCTGATTCATGACCCCAATCAGGCGCATGGCGTCGCCCCGGGTTTCGTTGATGTCTTTGGTATAATTGTAGGCCGGTGCCAATACCGAGATGGAGGCAGGGTAGGGGCTTACGCCCGCACCGAGGTAGATGTTTTGATCGTGCAGATTGAAACCCCAGTCGGCTTTGGTTTCATCCCGAATGCGCTTGAGGATGCGGCCTTCGGGGGTTTGCAGGCGCATGGCGTCGCGGTTGATGTCGATGCCTTGCATGTTGCGGCGGGTGAAACGATTGGCCCCGTCAGGGTTGAGCATGGGGATAAAATGCAGGGTCAGTTTGGAGAGCAAAACCTGCCGCAAGGAGTCGAACTCATCTTTTTTTTGCAAAAATTGAAAAAGGTCCATCAAGGCCATGGTGGCGGTGGACTCGTCCCCGTGCATTTGTGACCACATCAAAACTTTTACCGGGCCCGTACCAATACTCACGTGGTAAATGTTACGGTCTTGAAAGGATTTTCCCGCCAGTTTGACTGTGAAGGGGGCGGGCAGGGCCTTGATCATGGGTTCGATGTCTTCCAGCTTAAAACGGCGCGTTTCCAGGCCATTTACCCGGTAATCGAGATGCTTTTCGTAAAATCGCTCGGCATTGGGCGACATTGCAGGCTCGGTTTGCTGAGTCCGACTCTGGCAGGCAAAACAGCTGCAAAACAGTACAATGAGCAATAGTCTTTGCATGGGTCTTCATGGAATGGTTCGTAGTGCAAATAACGGTTTTTTTTCACCACAGATTCACGCGGATTATTATTTTTTATTCACCGCAGATTCGCACAGATTCACACGGATTATTTCACCAGTAGATTAGAGAGAAGCGGCAGCGCCACTTCCCTCTAATCTACTGTGCATCTGTGGTGAAAAAAGCTTATTTAAGGCTACATGTGTAGCGCCCGGTTTGCGGTTGCGGCCAGCGCTGCTTCTTTAAACGCTTCGGTGTAGGTGGGGTGCGCATGGCTCATTCGTGCTGCATCTTCAGCAGAAGCACGGAATTCCATTAGGGCTACTGCTTCGGCAATCATATCTGCAGTACGTGGTCCAACCATATGAACGCCCAGGATTTCATCGCTGACCTGATGTGACAACACTTTCACCATTCCGTCCGTGTCCATACTGGCACGGGCACGACCGAGGGCTTTGAAAGGGAATTTGCCCACTTTATAAGGTACACCTGCTTCTTTGAGTTGCTCCTCCGTTTGACCCACTCCGGCCACCTCCGGCCAGGTGTAGACTACGCCCGGGATGAGGTTGTAGTCGATGTGTGGTTTTTGGCCAACAATGGTTTCGGCTACAAAAACCCCTTCTTCCTCCGCTTTGTGGGCCAACATGGCTCCTTTGATCACATCGCCAATGGCGTAAATGCCCGGTACGTTGGTTTGCAAATGATCGTCTACGGCAATGCGGCCTTTTTCATCGGCCAGCACACCTGCATTTTCCAATCCCAGTTTATCCGTAAAAGGTCGACGGCCAATGGCCACCAGGCAATAATCGGCCTCGATACTCAATTTTTCGTCGGTATCGCGTTTTTGGTATTCCACCACTACACCATCAGCAGAAGGGGTAACCGCAGTAACCATGTGTTTGAGGTGAAACTTGATCCCGGCCTTACCCAGCGCACGTTGCAGCTCTTTGCTGCAATCGCCATCCATACCAGGAATGATGCGATCCAGGTACTCGATCACATCCACCTTGGTGCCCAAACGCGCATATACCGAACCCAATTCCAGGCCAATGACTCCCCCGCCGATGATGACCATCCGGGCAGGCACTTTTTCAATGTTCAATGCCTCGGTAGAGGTGATGACGCGTTTTTTGTCGTAGTTGAAATTGGCGGGCACGATGGGCTTGGAACCCGTAGCGATGATGGTTTTGTCTGTTTCGAGATCCTGCGTTGTGCCATCTTCTTTGGCTACGCGGATCAAATTGGCACTGACAAAAGAGCCGAAGCCGTAGTAGACGTCGATTTTATTTTTTTTCATCAAAAACTCCACGCCCTTCACGGTTTGGCTGACTACCTCGTTTTTGCGCTTGACCATTTGCGGCATGTTCACCTGCAAATTTTCCAACTCGATGCCATGCTCGCTGAATTTTTCTTTAGCGGCGTGATAATGCTCGGAAGAATCGAGCAAAGCCTTGGAAGGAATACATCCAACATTGAGGCAGGTGCCCCCCAAAGCGTTGTAGCGTTCGATGATGGCAGTTTTTAGCCCCAATTGGGCGCAACGAATGGCGGCTACGTACCCCCCGGGGCCAGAGCCGATCACAGTTACATCGTATTTCATAAGGTTGTGGAAATTTTAAGGACAAAAGT includes these proteins:
- a CDS encoding RNA polymerase sigma factor, which produces MPQAKTSDEQILGLMRNPKTLERGFRLLMDAYQDRLYWQVRRLVTDHDDANDVIQNALVKVFRNIEQFEAKSGLYTWMYRIVTNEAITFLKQRNRRSATSIDDANINLANRLHADSFFDGDEAQIRLQQALQTLPERQKEVFNLRYYEEMSYEDMSKLLNISVGSLKASFHHAVKKVEQFFAE
- a CDS encoding NUDIX hydrolase, which codes for MMKVDQQKQFTLEFLQTYRAADEVELEYVQTTEAFIRAQPNPFDPQLPIGHITVSAILLDQAQENILFHHHLKLDRWLQFGGHVEPDQDHNTLQAAIRELMEETGLSVVAFGVVSGDPIDVDVHLIPARADFPAHPHHDLRYVFKLILPAKFDKTSFKWIPIRELLAWEDPSIQRFAQKVFAMVTEP
- a CDS encoding M14 family zinc carboxypeptidase, whose protein sequence is MSPNAERFYEKHLDYRVNGLETRRFKLEDIEPMIKALPAPFTVKLAGKSFQDRNIYHVSIGTGPVKVLMWSQMHGDESTATMALMDLFQFLQKKDEFDSLRQVLLSKLTLHFIPMLNPDGANRFTRRNMQGIDINRDAMRLQTPEGRILKRIRDETKADWGFNLHDQNIYLGAGVSPYPASISVLAPAYNYTKDINETRGDAMRLIGVMNQLLQKHIPKQVGRYDDAFEPRAFGDNIQKWGTRTILIESGGLKGDPENQQLRRLNFSIFLTALEAIAAEKYKEWDYAAYEGLPENQPSGFHDLIVRKVQVMRNDKWYKVDLAFRREEVNYDNSRKFFYRSTVSEMGDLSNTNGYDEIDLEGYQAVPGKVQPGVKTSWEEVVKANHMELLKQGITDVQVTRWPDSLELSKLPVLLVRPRTNAAAPGSSGIINIGSNPSLLLQKDGKTEYVVVNGFLFTVQ
- the lpdA gene encoding dihydrolipoyl dehydrogenase, giving the protein MKYDVTVIGSGPGGYVAAIRCAQLGLKTAIIERYNALGGTCLNVGCIPSKALLDSSEHYHAAKEKFSEHGIELENLQVNMPQMVKRKNEVVSQTVKGVEFLMKKNKIDVYYGFGSFVSANLIRVAKEDGTTQDLETDKTIIATGSKPIVPANFNYDKKRVITSTEALNIEKVPARMVIIGGGVIGLELGSVYARLGTKVDVIEYLDRIIPGMDGDCSKELQRALGKAGIKFHLKHMVTAVTPSADGVVVEYQKRDTDEKLSIEADYCLVAIGRRPFTDKLGLENAGVLADEKGRIAVDDHLQTNVPGIYAIGDVIKGAMLAHKAEEEGVFVAETIVGQKPHIDYNLIPGVVYTWPEVAGVGQTEEQLKEAGVPYKVGKFPFKALGRARASMDTDGMVKVLSHQVSDEILGVHMVGPRTADMIAEAVALMEFRASAEDAARMSHAHPTYTEAFKEAALAATANRALHM